A single region of the Anoplolepis gracilipes chromosome 1, ASM4749672v1, whole genome shotgun sequence genome encodes:
- the LOC140669109 gene encoding uncharacterized protein: MSVQSVALASLHATYTDSEGEDGVEDERLQEENSNTPQGAAPHNAQVGRQPQARSGTSPICGGSSASHSPVVGKSAGSSDLPGAATKVQRLVSYFDDSVVSEDDEGAAVAALPPPSPSPPVPAPASLMTASATIPAMAVEGRPEENGLPVATATGTAVTAIGGGGAERRSPSSRSGELLSDNNGETKDPYGVTIPPEPPGQCPAELQDKIARLYRKMESDGLDMNTMIQQRKEFRNPSIYEKLIQFCSINELGTNYPPDRFDPFKWNKDSYYEELAKVQKTEMDKLEKARKEKTKIEIVSGTAKRPNSSTGSGADEPLRTDDAKKRKSKWDQVASGGVAAAAAVAAAAAAAATAKPTVLLAQPTLTTLASSGAKPTVISAFGSLPKKRL, translated from the coding sequence CTCCACGCCACCTATACCGACTCGGAGGGCGAGGACGGGGTGGAAGACGAGCGCCTGCAGGAGGAGAATTCGAACACTCCCCAGGGGGCCGCCCCGCATAATGCCCAAGTCGGTCGTCAGCCCCAGGCCCGATCTGGCACCAGTCCCATATGTGGAGGCAGTTCAGCCTCGCACAGTCCCGTCGTCGGCAAGTCTGCCGGTAGTAGCGACTTGCCGGGCGCGGCTACAAAGGTGCAACGATTGGTCTCTTATTTTGACGACTCGGTAGTCTCCGAGGACGATGAGGGGGCGGCCGTTGCTGCGCTGCCGccaccgtcgccgtcgccgccggTACCGGCACCTGCGTCGTTGATGACGGCGAGCGCGACAATCCCTGCGATGGCCGTGGAAGGTCGCCCCGAGGAGAACGGTCTCCCGGTCGCAACCGCCACTGGCACCGCCGTAACTGCCatcggcggcggcggcgctGAGCGTCGGTCGCCCTCCTCGCGTTCCGGAGAATTGCTTTCAGATAATAACGGGGAGACCAAGGACCCTTATGGTGTCACGATACCACCGGAACCCCCGGGACAATGTCCCGCCGAACTGCAGGACAAGATTGCGAGGCTCTATCGGAAAATGGAGAGCGATGGGCTTGACATGAATACAATGATCCAGCAGCGCAAGGAGTTCCGGAATCCATCCATTTACGAAAAACTTATTCAGTTTTGTAGCATCAACGAGCTGGGCACCAACTATCCGCCGGATAGGTTTGATCCCTTCAAATGGAACAAGGACTCGTACTACGAGGAACTCGCCAAGGTGCAGAAAACGGAGATGGACAAACTCGAGAAGGCGCGTAAAGAGAAAACGAAAATCGAGATCGTATCTGGTACTGCGAAGCGGCCAAACAGCTCCACCGGCAGCGGTGCTGACGAACCGCTGAGAACCGACGACGCTAAGAAACGAAAAAGTAAGTGGGACCAAGTGGCGTCTGGCGGCGTTGCTGCCGCCGCTGCCGTTGCAgccgctgccgctgccgccgcGACAGCCAAGCCCACAGTGCTCCTCGCGCAACCTACTCTGACGACCCTTGCGTCGTCCGGCGCCAAACCAACTGTTATATCGGCCTTCGGTTCGTTACCGAAAAAGAGATTATAA